In Lates calcarifer isolate ASB-BC8 linkage group LG15, TLL_Latcal_v3, whole genome shotgun sequence, one genomic interval encodes:
- the klhl38b gene encoding kelch-like protein 38 isoform X3 translates to MVTLLSMDRPAVKVFHYKDKEQSSNLLLQLNRLRQEKILTDVLLCSDNTEIPCHRNVLVSSSPYFRAMFCNNFMERQQTKIDLKGITSTILSSIIDYVYTGLIIISMDIVLPLMQAASMLQYGRLFEACSSFLQEQLSPENCLSMIRLSDIMNCNSLRDKAKEMAMKSFSDVSASEDLCELSLPELMGYLEDDSLCAEEEQVFETLVAWIHHDPLSRRGAISDLFKKVRLRYIHPTYLFQFIANDPLIQSSTLCTELIESVRRLMFSVNTKCIGDTEVDFKHLWVAPRRYTYHDMLVVVGGRKNNEQTSREALVFDEKSQKWQWLAKLPIRLYKASYVALHSILYVIGGLTTNTKYSQVSTTVYTLSLKTNQWRTAEPMLEPRFAHQSVSYLHFIFALGGLGPDRRVTDRVERYNSMFNQWESMAPMPVAVLHPAVAATNQRIYMFGGEDTLQNPVRIIQVYHIARNMWSKMENRTVKNVSAPAAIMDDKIYIIGGSK, encoded by the exons ATGGTTACTCTCCTCAGCATGGACCGACCAGCAGTCAAAGTCTTCCACtacaaagacaaagagcagTCCTCCAACCTGCTCCTGCAGCtaaacagactgagacaggagAAAATCCTGACAGACGTGTTACTGTGCTCAGATAACACAGAGATCCCATGCCATCGTAATGTCCTGGTCTCCAGCAGTCCTTACTTCAGAGCCATGTTCTGCAACAACTTCATGGAGAGACAGCAGACCAAGATTGACTTAAAGGGCATCACCTCAACCATTCTCAGTAGCATCATTGACTATGTTTACACTGGACTCATTATTATCAGCATGGATATTGTGCTGCCCCTGATGCAGGCGGCGTCCATGTTGCAATATGGCCGCCTTTTTGAGGCCTGTTCGAGTTTCCTTCAGGAGCAGCTGAGCCCAGAAAACTGTTTGAGCATGATAAGACTCTCTGATATCATGAATTGTAATAGTTTGAGAGACAAGGCAAAGGAGATGGCCATGAAGAGCTTCTCTGATGTGTCAGCATCTGAGGATCTGTGTGAGCTCTCCTTACCAGAGCTTATGGGATACCTGGAGGACGACAGTCTTTGTGCAGAAGAGGAACAGGTCTTTGAGACACTTGTTGCTTGGATCCACCATGATCCTTTATCTAGGCGTGGTGCCATTAGTGACCTTTTCAAGAAGGTTCGCCTTCGATACATCCACCCCACCTACCTCTTCCAGTTCATAGCCAACGACCCTCTGATCCAGTCCTCCACTCTCTGCACAGAGCTCATTGAATCTGTGAGACGCCTCATGTTTTCTGTCAACACAAAATGCATCGGAGACACGGAAGTGGACTTCAAACATCTCTGGGTGGCACCAAGGCGCTACACCTACCATGATATGCTGGTGGTGGTAGGAGGAAGAAAGAACAATGAGCAGACCTCGAGGGAGGCGCTAGTCTTTGATGAGAAGAGCCAGAAATGGCAGTGGCTTGCCAAGCTGCCCATTCGTCTGTACAAGGCCTCTTATGTTGCCCTGCACAGCATCCTGTATGTTATTGGAGGCctgaccacaaacacaaagtacagccaAGTCAGCACGACTGTCTACACCCTCTCCCTTAAGACCAACCAGTGGCGAACGGCAGAGCCCATGCTGGAGCCACGCTTTGCCCACCAGAGTGTCTCCTATCTCCACTTCATCTTCGCACTGGGTGGCCTTGGGCCTGACAGACGGGTGACAGACCGCGTGGAGAG GTACAACAGTATGTTTAACCAGTGGGAGTCTATGGCGCCCATGCCTGTGGCTGTGCTGCACCCTGCAGTGGCTGCTACTAACCAGAGGATCTATATGTTTGGAGGAGAAGACACCTTGCAGAACCCTGTCAGAATAATACAA GTGTATCACATTGCCAGGAACATGTGGTCTAAGATGGAGAACAGAACAGTGAAGAACGTGTCTGCTCCAGCTGCCATTATGGATGACAAAATCTACATCATTGGAGGTagtaaatga
- the klhl38b gene encoding kelch-like protein 38 isoform X1, which translates to MVTLLSMDRPAVKVFHYKDKEQSSNLLLQLNRLRQEKILTDVLLCSDNTEIPCHRNVLVSSSPYFRAMFCNNFMERQQTKIDLKGITSTILSSIIDYVYTGLIIISMDIVLPLMQAASMLQYGRLFEACSSFLQEQLSPENCLSMIRLSDIMNCNSLRDKAKEMAMKSFSDVSASEDLCELSLPELMGYLEDDSLCAEEEQVFETLVAWIHHDPLSRRGAISDLFKKVRLRYIHPTYLFQFIANDPLIQSSTLCTELIESVRRLMFSVNTKCIGDTEVDFKHLWVAPRRYTYHDMLVVVGGRKNNEQTSREALVFDEKSQKWQWLAKLPIRLYKASYVALHSILYVIGGLTTNTKYSQVSTTVYTLSLKTNQWRTAEPMLEPRFAHQSVSYLHFIFALGGLGPDRRVTDRVERYNSMFNQWESMAPMPVAVLHPAVAATNQRIYMFGGEDTLQNPVRIIQVYHIARNMWSKMENRTVKNVSAPAAIMDDKIYIIGGYTRRMIAYDTKANRFIKCANLKERRMHHSATVLNNKLCITGGRYINGHDIIEDSDNFECYDPKTDTWTSKGTLPYKVFDHGSLTLTCVSQTWTKS; encoded by the exons ATGGTTACTCTCCTCAGCATGGACCGACCAGCAGTCAAAGTCTTCCACtacaaagacaaagagcagTCCTCCAACCTGCTCCTGCAGCtaaacagactgagacaggagAAAATCCTGACAGACGTGTTACTGTGCTCAGATAACACAGAGATCCCATGCCATCGTAATGTCCTGGTCTCCAGCAGTCCTTACTTCAGAGCCATGTTCTGCAACAACTTCATGGAGAGACAGCAGACCAAGATTGACTTAAAGGGCATCACCTCAACCATTCTCAGTAGCATCATTGACTATGTTTACACTGGACTCATTATTATCAGCATGGATATTGTGCTGCCCCTGATGCAGGCGGCGTCCATGTTGCAATATGGCCGCCTTTTTGAGGCCTGTTCGAGTTTCCTTCAGGAGCAGCTGAGCCCAGAAAACTGTTTGAGCATGATAAGACTCTCTGATATCATGAATTGTAATAGTTTGAGAGACAAGGCAAAGGAGATGGCCATGAAGAGCTTCTCTGATGTGTCAGCATCTGAGGATCTGTGTGAGCTCTCCTTACCAGAGCTTATGGGATACCTGGAGGACGACAGTCTTTGTGCAGAAGAGGAACAGGTCTTTGAGACACTTGTTGCTTGGATCCACCATGATCCTTTATCTAGGCGTGGTGCCATTAGTGACCTTTTCAAGAAGGTTCGCCTTCGATACATCCACCCCACCTACCTCTTCCAGTTCATAGCCAACGACCCTCTGATCCAGTCCTCCACTCTCTGCACAGAGCTCATTGAATCTGTGAGACGCCTCATGTTTTCTGTCAACACAAAATGCATCGGAGACACGGAAGTGGACTTCAAACATCTCTGGGTGGCACCAAGGCGCTACACCTACCATGATATGCTGGTGGTGGTAGGAGGAAGAAAGAACAATGAGCAGACCTCGAGGGAGGCGCTAGTCTTTGATGAGAAGAGCCAGAAATGGCAGTGGCTTGCCAAGCTGCCCATTCGTCTGTACAAGGCCTCTTATGTTGCCCTGCACAGCATCCTGTATGTTATTGGAGGCctgaccacaaacacaaagtacagccaAGTCAGCACGACTGTCTACACCCTCTCCCTTAAGACCAACCAGTGGCGAACGGCAGAGCCCATGCTGGAGCCACGCTTTGCCCACCAGAGTGTCTCCTATCTCCACTTCATCTTCGCACTGGGTGGCCTTGGGCCTGACAGACGGGTGACAGACCGCGTGGAGAG GTACAACAGTATGTTTAACCAGTGGGAGTCTATGGCGCCCATGCCTGTGGCTGTGCTGCACCCTGCAGTGGCTGCTACTAACCAGAGGATCTATATGTTTGGAGGAGAAGACACCTTGCAGAACCCTGTCAGAATAATACAA GTGTATCACATTGCCAGGAACATGTGGTCTAAGATGGAGAACAGAACAGTGAAGAACGTGTCTGCTCCAGCTGCCATTATGGATGACAAAATCTACATCATTGGAG GATACACCAGGAGAATGATTGCATACGACACCAAGGCCAACCGGTTCATCAAGTGTGCCAacctgaaggagaggaggatgcaCCACTCTGCCACCGTCCTCAACAACAAACTCTGCATCACAGGCGGACGTTACATCAATGGCCATGACATCATCGAGGACTCGGACAATTTCGAGTGCTACGATCCGAAGACAGACACTTGGACGTCAAAGGGGACTCTGCCGTATAAAGTGTTTGACCATGGCTCCCTGACTCTGACATGTGTCTCACAGACATGGACAAAATCATAG
- the klhl38b gene encoding kelch-like protein 38 isoform X2, translating to MDRPAVKVFHYKDKEQSSNLLLQLNRLRQEKILTDVLLCSDNTEIPCHRNVLVSSSPYFRAMFCNNFMERQQTKIDLKGITSTILSSIIDYVYTGLIIISMDIVLPLMQAASMLQYGRLFEACSSFLQEQLSPENCLSMIRLSDIMNCNSLRDKAKEMAMKSFSDVSASEDLCELSLPELMGYLEDDSLCAEEEQVFETLVAWIHHDPLSRRGAISDLFKKVRLRYIHPTYLFQFIANDPLIQSSTLCTELIESVRRLMFSVNTKCIGDTEVDFKHLWVAPRRYTYHDMLVVVGGRKNNEQTSREALVFDEKSQKWQWLAKLPIRLYKASYVALHSILYVIGGLTTNTKYSQVSTTVYTLSLKTNQWRTAEPMLEPRFAHQSVSYLHFIFALGGLGPDRRVTDRVERYNSMFNQWESMAPMPVAVLHPAVAATNQRIYMFGGEDTLQNPVRIIQVYHIARNMWSKMENRTVKNVSAPAAIMDDKIYIIGGYTRRMIAYDTKANRFIKCANLKERRMHHSATVLNNKLCITGGRYINGHDIIEDSDNFECYDPKTDTWTSKGTLPYKVFDHGSLTLTCVSQTWTKS from the exons ATGGACCGACCAGCAGTCAAAGTCTTCCACtacaaagacaaagagcagTCCTCCAACCTGCTCCTGCAGCtaaacagactgagacaggagAAAATCCTGACAGACGTGTTACTGTGCTCAGATAACACAGAGATCCCATGCCATCGTAATGTCCTGGTCTCCAGCAGTCCTTACTTCAGAGCCATGTTCTGCAACAACTTCATGGAGAGACAGCAGACCAAGATTGACTTAAAGGGCATCACCTCAACCATTCTCAGTAGCATCATTGACTATGTTTACACTGGACTCATTATTATCAGCATGGATATTGTGCTGCCCCTGATGCAGGCGGCGTCCATGTTGCAATATGGCCGCCTTTTTGAGGCCTGTTCGAGTTTCCTTCAGGAGCAGCTGAGCCCAGAAAACTGTTTGAGCATGATAAGACTCTCTGATATCATGAATTGTAATAGTTTGAGAGACAAGGCAAAGGAGATGGCCATGAAGAGCTTCTCTGATGTGTCAGCATCTGAGGATCTGTGTGAGCTCTCCTTACCAGAGCTTATGGGATACCTGGAGGACGACAGTCTTTGTGCAGAAGAGGAACAGGTCTTTGAGACACTTGTTGCTTGGATCCACCATGATCCTTTATCTAGGCGTGGTGCCATTAGTGACCTTTTCAAGAAGGTTCGCCTTCGATACATCCACCCCACCTACCTCTTCCAGTTCATAGCCAACGACCCTCTGATCCAGTCCTCCACTCTCTGCACAGAGCTCATTGAATCTGTGAGACGCCTCATGTTTTCTGTCAACACAAAATGCATCGGAGACACGGAAGTGGACTTCAAACATCTCTGGGTGGCACCAAGGCGCTACACCTACCATGATATGCTGGTGGTGGTAGGAGGAAGAAAGAACAATGAGCAGACCTCGAGGGAGGCGCTAGTCTTTGATGAGAAGAGCCAGAAATGGCAGTGGCTTGCCAAGCTGCCCATTCGTCTGTACAAGGCCTCTTATGTTGCCCTGCACAGCATCCTGTATGTTATTGGAGGCctgaccacaaacacaaagtacagccaAGTCAGCACGACTGTCTACACCCTCTCCCTTAAGACCAACCAGTGGCGAACGGCAGAGCCCATGCTGGAGCCACGCTTTGCCCACCAGAGTGTCTCCTATCTCCACTTCATCTTCGCACTGGGTGGCCTTGGGCCTGACAGACGGGTGACAGACCGCGTGGAGAG GTACAACAGTATGTTTAACCAGTGGGAGTCTATGGCGCCCATGCCTGTGGCTGTGCTGCACCCTGCAGTGGCTGCTACTAACCAGAGGATCTATATGTTTGGAGGAGAAGACACCTTGCAGAACCCTGTCAGAATAATACAA GTGTATCACATTGCCAGGAACATGTGGTCTAAGATGGAGAACAGAACAGTGAAGAACGTGTCTGCTCCAGCTGCCATTATGGATGACAAAATCTACATCATTGGAG GATACACCAGGAGAATGATTGCATACGACACCAAGGCCAACCGGTTCATCAAGTGTGCCAacctgaaggagaggaggatgcaCCACTCTGCCACCGTCCTCAACAACAAACTCTGCATCACAGGCGGACGTTACATCAATGGCCATGACATCATCGAGGACTCGGACAATTTCGAGTGCTACGATCCGAAGACAGACACTTGGACGTCAAAGGGGACTCTGCCGTATAAAGTGTTTGACCATGGCTCCCTGACTCTGACATGTGTCTCACAGACATGGACAAAATCATAG
- the fbxo32 gene encoding F-box only protein 32, which produces MPFLGQDWRSPGQSWVKTEEGWKKTTTDDRNNNVSMESFCKAKQEECFNKENLLLSLSYDMAAKKRKKDLMNNNTKVPYFHREKWIYVHKGSTKERHGYCTLGEAFNRLDFCSAIKDTRRFNYVVRLLELIAKSQLPSLSGVAQKNYMNILERVVQKVLDDQQNVRPIKELLQTLYVSLCGLVQDMGKSVLVGNINIWVHRMENILQWQQRLDNIQINRPTSTGMTLTDLPASLQLNIMQRLSDGRDLVSLGQVCPDLGALTEDRLLWKRLCQYHFTDRQIRKRLMVSDKGHLEWKKMYFKLSRCYPHREQYSDTLHFCTHCHILFWKDTNHPCTANNPESCTMSLSPQDFINLFNF; this is translated from the exons ATGCCATTTCTTGGACAGGACTGGAGGTCACCGGGTCAGAGTTGGGTTAAAACCGAGGAGGGAtggaaaaagacaacaacagacGACAGAAACAACAACGTCTCCATGGAGAG CTTCTGCAAAGCCAAACAGGAGGAATGTTTCAACAAGGAGAACTTACTGCTTTCTCTTAGCTATGACATGGCTGccaagaagaggaaaaaagatcTAATGAACAACAACACCAAGGTCCCCT ATTTCCACAGGGAAAAGTGGATTTATGTTCATAAAGGAAGCACCAAGGAG CGCCACGGATATTGTACACTGGGAGAGGCCTTCAACCGCTTAGATTTCTGCAGCGCCATCAAAGACACAAGGAGATTTAATTACGTCGTTAGA CTCCTGGAGCTTATCGCCAAGTCCCAGCTCCCCTCGCTCAGTGGAGTGGCGCAGAAGAATTACATGAATATTCTGGAGAGAGTGGTACAGAAAG tcctcGATGACCAGCAGAACGTTCGTCCGatcaaagagctgctgcagacgCTGTACGTCTCGCTGTGCGGTCTTGTTCAGGACATGGGCAAGTCCGTCCTGGTGGGGAACATCAACATCTGGGTGCACCGCATGGAGAACATCCTGCAGTGGCAGCAGCGGCTGGACAACATCCAGATCAACAGG CCAACATCTACAGGCATGACCCTGACTGACCTGCCTGCCAGCCTGCAGCTCAACATTATGCAGCGTCTGTCAGATGGCAGGGACCTGGTCAGCCTGGGACAAGTGTGTCCTGATCTAGGGGCCCTCACTGAGGACCGGTTGCTGTGGAAGAGACTCTGCCAGTACCACttcacagacaggcag ATCCGAAAGCGCCTGATGGTGTCAGATAAAGGTCACCTGGAGTGGAAGAAGATGTACTTTAAGCTGAGCCGCTGTTATCCTCACAGAGAACAATACAGTGACACCCTGCACTTCTGCACACACTGCCACATCCTTTTCTGGAAG GACACAAACCATCCCTGCACAGCCAACAACCCAGAAAGTTGCACCATGTCCCTTTCCCCTCAAGACTTTATCAACCTTTTCAACTTCTGA
- the prelid3a gene encoding PRELI domain containing protein 3A isoform X2, whose protein sequence is MKIWSTEHVFSYPWETVIKAAMRKYPNPMNPNVVGVDVLDRSLDTEGRLHSHRLLSTEWGLPGIVRAILGTSQTQTYVKEHSIVDPEEKKMELCSTNITLTNLISVDERLLYRPHPDNPEVTVLTQEAIITVKGVSLSSYLEGMMARRMSANARKGYSATVMTTLLGYTS, encoded by the exons ATGAAGATTTGGAGCACGGAACATGTTTTCAG TTACCCATGGGAGACAGTGATCAAGGCCGCCATGAGGAAGTACCCCAACCCCATGAACCCTAATGTGGTCGGGGTGGACGTGCTGGACCGCAGCCTGGACACTGAGGGACGTCTGCACAGCCACAGACTCCTCAGCACAGAGTGGGGCCTACCGGGTATTGTGCGAGCG ATACTAGGAACCAGCCAGACACAGACGTATGTGAAGGAACATTCCATAGTCGAcccagaggagaagaagatggagtTGTGCTCAACAAAT ATTACTCTTACCAACCTCATATCAGTGGATGAGAGGCTTCTTTACAGACCACACCCAGACAACCCTGAGGT TACTGTGTTGACCCAGGAGGCCATCATTACAGTCAAGGGAGTCAGTCTAAGCAGCTACCTGGAGGGGATGATGGCCAGGAGAATGTCAGCTAACGCCAGGAAG GGCTACAGCGCTACAGTGATGACTACTCTCCTTGGCTACACCTCATAA
- the prelid3a gene encoding PRELI domain containing protein 3A isoform X1, translating into MKIWSTEHVFSYPWETVIKAAMRKYPNPMNPNVVGVDVLDRSLDTEGRLHSHRLLSTEWGLPGIVRAILGTSQTQTYVKEHSIVDPEEKKMELCSTNITLTNLISVDERLLYRPHPDNPEVTVLTQEAIITVKGVSLSSYLEGMMARRMSANARKGWDAIEWIIQNSERENVPLCDIY; encoded by the exons ATGAAGATTTGGAGCACGGAACATGTTTTCAG TTACCCATGGGAGACAGTGATCAAGGCCGCCATGAGGAAGTACCCCAACCCCATGAACCCTAATGTGGTCGGGGTGGACGTGCTGGACCGCAGCCTGGACACTGAGGGACGTCTGCACAGCCACAGACTCCTCAGCACAGAGTGGGGCCTACCGGGTATTGTGCGAGCG ATACTAGGAACCAGCCAGACACAGACGTATGTGAAGGAACATTCCATAGTCGAcccagaggagaagaagatggagtTGTGCTCAACAAAT ATTACTCTTACCAACCTCATATCAGTGGATGAGAGGCTTCTTTACAGACCACACCCAGACAACCCTGAGGT TACTGTGTTGACCCAGGAGGCCATCATTACAGTCAAGGGAGTCAGTCTAAGCAGCTACCTGGAGGGGATGATGGCCAGGAGAATGTCAGCTAACGCCAGGAAG GGTTGGGATGCTATTGAGTGGATTATTCAGAACTCTGAAAGAGAGAACGTACCTCTCTGTGACATTTACTAA
- the elovl4a gene encoding elongation of very long chain fatty acids protein 4a: MEIVTHLINDTIEFYKWTLTIADKRVEKWPLMDNPLPTLAISTSYLLFLWLGPKYMKNREPFQLRKTLIIYNFSMVFLNFFIFKELFMAARAASYSYICQPVDYSDDPNEVRVAGALWWYFISKGIEYLDTVFFILRKKFNQVTFLHVYHHCTMFTLWWIGIKWVAGGQSFFGAHMNAMIHVLMYLYYGLASCGPKIQKYLWWKKYLTIIQMIQFHVTIGHTALSLYVNCDFPHWMHYSLICYAITFIILFGNFYYQTYRRQQPRRDASSSSSSKAGKALSNGTLNGLSKAANGAVLTGSKEEKPQENSGRRKRKGRAKRD; encoded by the exons ATGGAGATTGTCACACATTTAATTAATGACACCATAGAATTCTACAAATGGACCCTAACTATTGCAG ACAAGCGAGTGGAGAAATGGCCTCTGATGGACAACCCCCTGCCCACACTGGCCATCAGCACCTCctacctgctcttcctctggCTGGGGCCCAAATACATGAAGAACAGAGAGCCCTTCCAGCTCCGCAAAACCCTCATCATCTACAACTTCAGCATGGTCTTCCTCAACTTCTTCATCTTTAAAGAG CTGTTTATGGCAGCGAGGGCCGCAAGCTACAGCTACATTTGTCAACCGGTGGACTATTCAGATGACCCCAACGAAGtcagg GTGGCAGGAGCTCTGTGGTGGTATTTCATCTCTAAAGGCATCGAGTACCTGGACAcagtgtttttcattctgaggaaGAAATTTAACCAGGTTACCTTCCTGCATGTCTACCACCACTGCACCATGTTCACGCTCTGGTGGATCGGCATCAAATGGGTGGCAGGAGGACAGT CATTCTTTGGTGCACACATGAATGCAATGATCCATGTGTTGATGTATCTGTATTATGGACTGGCCTCCTGTGGACCTAAGATCCAGAAGTacctgtggtggaagaagtatttgaCTATCATCCAGATG ATTCAGTTCCACGTCACCATTGGCCACACGGCCTTGTCCCTCTACGTCAACTGTGACTTCCCCCACTGGATGCACTACTCCCTCATCTGCTACGCCATCACCTTCATCATCCTCTTCGGCAACTTCTACTACCAGACCTACCGCCGCCAGCAGCCCAGGCGTgacgcctcctcctcctcctcctccaaagCAGGAAAGGCCCTCTCTAATGGGACCCTCAACGGGCTCAGCAAGGCTGCCAACGGAGCGGTGCTGACGGGGAGCAAAGAGGAGAAACCCCAGGAGAACTctgggaggagaaagaggaaaggaagagcTAAAAGAGATTAG